The proteins below are encoded in one region of Egibacteraceae bacterium:
- a CDS encoding succinate dehydrogenase cytochrome b subunit — protein sequence MPPPPATARGPGAADAGPRAPGAREARPARPEQVQSRFWLVNLYRSGLGKKYVMALTGVVLMAYLLLHMLGNLKLYFGRESMNEYADWLRLFGAPAAPESSMLWVVRAVLLVAFVLHIVAAYQLTRMNLRARPRRYASRRDWVAADFAARTMRWSGVIVLLFVVFHLADLTFGVANPDFHRHDVYGNVVASFQRVPVSLFYILANLALGLHLYHGAWSLFQSMGWNNPRLNHWRRNFAIGFSVLVVGGNVSFPVAVMTGLVS from the coding sequence GCCCGGCGCGGCCGACGCCGGACCGCGTGCCCCGGGCGCCCGGGAGGCCCGACCGGCCCGTCCGGAGCAGGTCCAGAGCCGCTTCTGGCTCGTGAACCTCTACCGCTCCGGCCTCGGCAAGAAGTACGTCATGGCCCTCACGGGCGTCGTGCTCATGGCGTACCTCCTCCTGCACATGCTCGGCAACCTCAAGCTGTACTTCGGCCGCGAGTCGATGAACGAGTACGCCGACTGGCTGCGGCTCTTCGGTGCCCCCGCGGCTCCCGAGAGCTCCATGCTGTGGGTCGTGCGCGCCGTGCTGCTCGTGGCTTTCGTGCTCCACATCGTCGCCGCCTACCAGCTCACACGGATGAACCTGCGGGCGCGTCCACGCCGCTACGCGTCACGCCGGGACTGGGTGGCCGCCGACTTCGCCGCCCGCACGATGCGCTGGTCGGGCGTCATCGTGCTCCTGTTCGTGGTCTTCCACCTCGCCGACCTCACCTTCGGCGTCGCCAACCCCGACTTCCACCGCCACGACGTGTACGGCAACGTCGTCGCGAGCTTCCAGCGCGTGCCCGTGTCGCTGTTCTACATCCTCGCGAACCTCGCGCTCGGGCTGCACCTCTACCATGGGGCGTGGAGCCTGTTCCAGTCGATGGGCTGGAACAACCCCCGCCTCAACCACTGGCGCCGCAACTTCGCCATCGGCTTCTCGGTGCTCGTGGTGGGGGGCAACGTGAGCTTCCCCGTGGCCGTGATGACCGGCCTCGTCTCCTAG
- a CDS encoding fumarate reductase/succinate dehydrogenase flavoprotein subunit, which yields MDRDVRLDARAPSGPLPEAWDDHKFSLELVNPNNKRKFDIIIVGTGLAGASAAATLGELGYNVKVFTFHDSPRRAHSIAAQGGINAAKNYQGDGDSIHRLFYDTVKGGDYRAREANVYRLAQVSLDIIDQCVAQGVPFAREYGGLLANRSFGGAQVSRTFYARGQTGQQLLLGAYQAMARQVEAGSVTLYPRAEMLDVVVVDGRAAGVVVRDLLTGQITSHSAHAVVLGTGGYSNVFYLSTNAKASNATAVWRAHRRGALFANPCFTQIHPTCIPASGDYQSKLTLMSESLRNDGRIWVPVDPDDTRPPHEVPEDARDYFLERKYPAFGNLVPRDVASRNAKVVIDQHRGVGPLRNGVYLDFSAAIGRLGPDRIAERYGNLFAMYERITGEDPFEVPMRIYPAPHYTMGGLWVDYHLMTTIPGLYAIGEANFSDHGANRLGASALMQGLADGYFVLSYTIGDYLAPLLGERPVPTDHPAFVEAEQGVREGVRRLLDVKGSRTVDWFHRELGKIMWDHCGMSRNRSGLEKALSEIPALREEFRTDVRVLGENETLNQSLERAGRVEDFFELAELTCRDAIHREESCGGHFREEHQTEDGEALRDDARFSYVAAWGWGGAGGAPTLHREPLEFRYVKPTQRSYR from the coding sequence ATGGACCGCGACGTGCGACTCGACGCGAGGGCGCCCTCCGGTCCGCTGCCGGAGGCGTGGGACGACCACAAGTTCAGCCTCGAGCTCGTAAACCCCAACAACAAGCGCAAGTTCGACATCATCATCGTCGGCACCGGTCTCGCCGGCGCGTCGGCGGCCGCGACGCTCGGTGAGCTCGGGTACAACGTCAAGGTCTTCACCTTCCACGACTCGCCGCGGCGCGCCCACTCCATCGCGGCGCAGGGAGGCATCAACGCCGCGAAGAACTACCAGGGCGACGGCGACTCGATCCACCGGCTCTTCTACGACACCGTCAAGGGCGGCGACTACCGGGCGCGGGAGGCCAACGTCTACCGCCTCGCCCAGGTGAGCCTCGACATCATCGACCAGTGCGTCGCACAGGGCGTGCCGTTCGCCCGCGAGTACGGCGGACTGCTCGCCAACCGCTCGTTCGGCGGGGCGCAGGTGTCGCGGACCTTCTACGCCCGCGGGCAGACCGGCCAGCAGCTGCTGCTCGGCGCCTACCAGGCGATGGCCCGCCAGGTCGAGGCGGGCTCGGTGACCCTCTACCCCCGCGCGGAGATGCTCGACGTCGTCGTGGTCGACGGGCGGGCGGCCGGGGTGGTGGTCCGGGACCTGCTGACGGGCCAGATCACGAGCCACTCCGCCCACGCGGTCGTGCTCGGCACGGGCGGCTACTCCAACGTCTTCTACCTGTCCACGAACGCGAAGGCGTCCAACGCCACCGCGGTGTGGCGCGCGCACCGGCGGGGGGCGCTGTTCGCCAACCCCTGCTTCACCCAGATCCACCCGACCTGCATCCCGGCGAGCGGTGACTACCAGTCGAAGCTCACGCTGATGAGCGAGTCGCTGCGCAACGACGGGCGCATCTGGGTGCCGGTGGACCCCGACGACACCCGTCCCCCCCACGAGGTGCCCGAGGACGCGCGGGACTACTTCCTGGAACGCAAGTACCCCGCGTTCGGCAACCTCGTGCCGCGCGACGTCGCGAGCCGCAACGCGAAGGTCGTCATCGACCAGCACCGGGGCGTCGGTCCCCTGCGCAACGGCGTCTACCTCGACTTCTCCGCCGCGATCGGTCGCCTCGGTCCGGACCGCATCGCCGAACGGTACGGCAACCTCTTCGCGATGTACGAGCGCATCACCGGGGAGGACCCCTTCGAGGTGCCGATGCGCATCTACCCGGCGCCGCACTACACGATGGGCGGCTTGTGGGTGGACTACCACCTCATGACGACGATCCCGGGGCTCTACGCCATCGGGGAGGCGAACTTCTCCGACCACGGCGCAAACCGCCTGGGGGCCAGCGCGCTCATGCAGGGCCTCGCCGACGGCTACTTCGTGCTGTCCTACACGATCGGGGACTACCTCGCCCCGCTGCTCGGCGAGCGGCCCGTACCGACCGACCATCCGGCCTTCGTGGAGGCGGAGCAGGGCGTGCGCGAGGGCGTGCGCCGGCTCCTCGACGTCAAGGGGAGCCGCACGGTGGACTGGTTCCACCGCGAGCTCGGCAAGATCATGTGGGACCACTGCGGCATGTCGCGCAACCGCTCGGGGCTCGAGAAGGCGCTCTCGGAGATCCCGGCGCTGCGCGAGGAGTTCCGCACCGACGTCCGCGTCCTCGGCGAGAACGAGACGTTGAACCAGTCCCTGGAGAGGGCGGGACGCGTCGAGGACTTCTTCGAGCTGGCCGAGCTCACCTGCCGCGACGCCATCCACCGGGAGGAGTCGTGTGGCGGCCACTTCCGCGAGGAGCACCAGACCGAGGACGGCGAGGCGCTGCGCGACGACGCCCGCTTCTCCTACGTGGCGGCCTGGGGCTGGGGCGGCGCCGGCGGCGCGCCGACCCTGCATCGGGAACCCCTCGAGTTCAGGTACGTGAAGCCGACGCAGAGGAGCTACAGGTAG
- a CDS encoding succinate dehydrogenase/fumarate reductase iron-sulfur subunit, with the protein MAAGGELDLTLRVWRQEGPDAPGRFETYEARGISEHASFLEMLDVVNEQLVLAGEEPIAFDHDCREGICGSCGMMIDGQAHGPQRGTATCQLHMRHYASGDVITVEPFRAAGFPVIRDLVVNRSALDRIVEAGGYISVNTGSPQDANTILVPKEDTDRAMDAASCIQCGACVAACPNGAAQLFTSAKHAHLSVLPQGQPERYSRATNMVDVMEQYFGSCTNMGECEAACPKEISIDFIAMLNKDYRRARVRGRAARR; encoded by the coding sequence ATGGCCGCCGGCGGCGAGCTCGACCTCACCCTCCGCGTGTGGCGCCAGGAGGGGCCCGATGCCCCTGGGCGGTTCGAGACCTACGAGGCCCGGGGCATCAGCGAGCACGCGTCGTTCCTCGAGATGCTCGACGTCGTGAACGAGCAGCTCGTCCTCGCCGGCGAGGAGCCGATCGCCTTCGACCACGACTGCCGCGAGGGGATATGCGGCTCGTGCGGCATGATGATCGACGGGCAGGCGCACGGGCCGCAGCGGGGCACCGCCACGTGCCAGCTGCACATGCGCCATTACGCGAGCGGCGACGTCATCACCGTCGAGCCGTTCCGCGCGGCGGGGTTTCCCGTCATCAGGGACCTGGTCGTGAACCGCAGCGCCCTCGACCGCATCGTCGAGGCCGGCGGCTACATCTCGGTGAACACCGGCAGCCCCCAGGACGCGAACACCATCCTCGTGCCCAAGGAGGACACCGACCGGGCGATGGACGCCGCGTCGTGCATCCAGTGTGGCGCGTGCGTCGCCGCATGCCCCAACGGCGCCGCCCAGCTGTTCACGTCGGCGAAGCACGCGCACCTGTCGGTGCTGCCCCAGGGCCAGCCGGAGCGCTACAGCCGCGCCACGAACATGGTCGATGTCATGGAGCAGTACTTCGGGTCGTGCACGAACATGGGCGAGTGCGAAGCGGCGTGCCCGAAGGAGATCTCGATCGACTTCATCGCCATGCTGAACAAGGACTACCGCAGGGCCCGCGTCCGCGGCCGCGCCGCACGGCGTTAG
- a CDS encoding GDSL-type esterase/lipase family protein — protein MTRLALPVLVVLATVAACAPVREAVAPPAEDPPRPSRYVAVGDSLATGAGAQRGYAERYADHLRADGGGSVRFTNFARDGWTSADLLAALEGDPRFADALTRADVVTIDIGGNDLLRAQAQFLAGECSGEDCLHDAVDAFQTNWDAIVVAVDRLVAEDTVLITMDLYNPFVAPLRAFGLYERLQPFLDRVNEHIRRSAAEHGMTVAPVHAAFNGPEGLADPVVQGLIAEDRLHPSDAGHAVIAELLAEHAGGS, from the coding sequence GTGACACGCCTCGCCCTGCCGGTGCTCGTCGTGCTGGCAACCGTGGCCGCGTGCGCGCCGGTCCGTGAAGCGGTCGCACCTCCGGCCGAGGACCCCCCACGTCCATCACGGTACGTGGCGGTCGGTGACTCGCTCGCCACCGGGGCAGGCGCTCAGCGGGGTTATGCGGAGCGTTACGCCGACCACCTGCGGGCCGACGGGGGTGGGTCGGTGCGGTTCACGAACTTCGCGCGTGACGGCTGGACGAGCGCCGACCTCCTCGCCGCGCTGGAGGGCGACCCCCGCTTCGCCGACGCGCTCACGCGAGCCGACGTCGTGACGATCGACATCGGCGGCAACGACCTGCTGCGCGCGCAGGCACAGTTCCTTGCGGGTGAGTGCAGTGGAGAGGACTGCCTGCACGATGCCGTCGACGCCTTCCAAACCAACTGGGACGCCATCGTCGTCGCCGTCGACCGACTCGTGGCCGAGGACACCGTCCTCATCACGATGGACCTGTACAACCCGTTCGTCGCGCCGCTACGGGCGTTCGGCCTCTACGAGCGCCTACAGCCGTTCCTCGACCGGGTGAACGAGCACATCCGGCGGTCGGCGGCCGAGCACGGCATGACCGTGGCGCCGGTGCACGCCGCCTTCAACGGCCCCGAGGGCCTTGCCGACCCGGTCGTGCAGGGGCTCATCGCCGAGGATCGCCTCCATCCGAGCGACGCGGGGCACGCGGTCATCGCCGAGCTGCTCGCCGAGCATGCGGGAGGTTCGTAA